Proteins from a single region of Gasterosteus aculeatus chromosome 20, fGasAcu3.hap1.1, whole genome shotgun sequence:
- the LOC120810452 gene encoding gamma-aminobutyric acid type B receptor subunit 2 isoform X5, with amino-acid sequence MMEALRLLLVCWLLFGLEPVPAQVRQPLPVLWMMPAGSVSGGGNLQAGVATAVRLALEDLKKQAAPLGDYEIQFHELDSQCDSAESIKALFDAMWVEPNYLLLFGGVCPSVTALIARSLPALNLLQVSFSDSSPSLSNRKWYGNLFSTVPSDRVLNQATVKLLQRFKWTRVGVISQEQPRLSEVKKDLSRQLLKADIQVVSSESFSDNVCSSLKRLKERDVRVIIGHFEEESVSEVLCCAYRLNMFGARYQWLVVDGGTSGWRFEKQVPGCTANSLLMAADGSIKMQMRRLGNTKTPGISGRTPQDYQDSYVRRLTQEGSKVSPLHSFAYDAVWVTAKALTQVMEAVKHREKYSSRRNVSLSGEEVQKTLLEAVKQTQFEGVTGSVFFRNGERMAAIDLIQFQGSSGVSVGDFSTSTQQLRLVNHLLKFPGPGPTRDRTLVVVQRQHVSFLLYGIISSAAAGTIFITLALLFFTAICRKHRPLTLSDGSEDELLLLGVLMSSSSILVSGLDGATWSLWTSELLCSVRLWTVSLGHTVGFSVLFIRTWRLHSLCSVRHKPAGRVLLLLLLLDVSLLSTWQTVDPLRRVELQLRPQALGCLLAWSVRSPGRPQPLTQCVVAVTTFSVSGLLASLLTAHNPPLQLGVSGVLVLCCNLFVLGWLFGPKFLYGDDELGDKEEEEVRGRSLSGLNLQLWSHNAQLDSDIETLRLQLCEATQPKLQRGTRGRDSAGGLRSVTWSHAAQVFSEERSPAWDPLSPDGINSPEHVRRRLSVQLPILHHSYLPAGGVRASSSRMFWDDSYFLFPDQSDGGCDHVTEE; translated from the exons ATGATGGAGGCgctcaggctgctgctggtctGCTGGCTCCTGTTTGGTCTGGAACCGGTACCGGCTCAGGTACGCCAACCTCTGCCCGTGTTGTGGATGATGCCCGCGGGCTCCGTGTCGGGGGGGGGCAACCTGCAGGCCGGCGTGGCTACTGCGGTCCGACTGGCTTTAGAGGATCTGAAGAAACAAGCGGCTCCTCTGGGGGACTACGAGATCCAGTTCCATGAGCTGGACTCACAG TGTGACTCTGCTGAATCCATCAAAGCCCTGTTTGATGCCATGTGGGTGGAGCCTAACtacctgctgctgtttggggGGGTGTGTCCATCTGTGACGGCGCTCATCGCCCGCTCTCTGCCGGCCCTCAATCTGCTGCAG GTGTCCTTCTCAGACTCGTCCCCCAGCCTGTCCAACAGGAAGTGGTATGGCAACCTGTTCAGCACGGTGCCTTCGGACCGGGTCTTGAACCAGGCCACggtgaagctgctgcagcgctTTAAGTGGACCCGGGTCGGAGTAATCTCTCAGGAGCAACCCCGACTCTCAGAG GTGAAGAAAGATCTGAGCCGACAGCTGCTGAAGGCAGATATTCAGGTGGTTTCTTCAGAAAGTTTCTCTGACAACGTCTGCAGCAGCTTGAAGAGGCTGAAG GAACGAGACGTTCGGGTCATCATCGGTCACTTTGAGGAGGAGTCTGTCTCCGAGGTTCTCTGCTGC GCTTACAGGCTGAACATGTTTGGAGCCCGGTACCAGTGGCTGGTGGTTGATGGTGGAACATCTGGATGGAGGTTTGAAAAGCAGGTTCCCGGATGTACGGCCAACAGTCTGCTGATGGCAGCAGACGGATCCATCAAGATGCAGATGAGGCGGCTTGGTAACACCAAGACCCCGGGAATCTCTGGACGG ACCCCTCAGGACTACCAGGACTCGTATGTTAGAAGGCTGACCCAGGAGGGGTCGAAGGTCAGCCCCCTCCACTCCTTCGCCTATGACGCTGTGTGGGTGACTGCCAAAGCTCTGACTCAAGTGATGGAGGCGGTGAAGCACAGAGAGAAGTATAGCAGCCGGAGAAACGTGAGCCTCAGTGGGGAAGAAGTCCAGAAGACACTGCTGGAGGCTGTGAAGCAGACGCAGTTTGAAGGAGTCACG GGTTCAGTGTTCTTTCGTAACGGAGAGAGAATGGCGGCAATCGATCTGATCCAGTTTCAAG GCAGCAGTGGGGTGTCAGTGGGGGACTTCAGTACTTCCACACAACAGCTGCGTCTGGTAAACCACCTGCTGAAGTTCCCAG gtccaGGACCGACCAGGGACCGGACCCTGGTCGTGGTGCAGCGGCAGCATGTCAGCTTCCTGCTGTACGGCATTATATCATCAGCTGCAGCCGGGACCATCTTCATCACGCtggccctcctcttcttcaccgcCATCTGCCGTAAACACCG GCCGCTCACGCTCAGCGATGGATCGGaggacgagctgctgctgctcggcgtcctgatgtcctcctcctccatcttggtCTCCGGTCTGGACGGAGCCACGTGGTCCCTCTGGACCTCTGAGCTCCTCTGCTCT GTGCGCCTGTGGACCGTCTCTCTGGGCCACACAGTGGGCTTCAGCGTTCTGTTCATCCGAACCTGGAGGCTTCACTCGCTCTGCAGCGTGAGGCACAAGCCGGCCGGCCgcgttctgctgctgctgctgctgctcgatgTGTCGCTTTTAAGCACCTGGCAGACCGTAGACCCTCTCAGGCGGGTGGAGCTTCAGTTGAGACCACAG GCTCTGGGCTGCCTGTTGGCATGGAGCGTGAGGTCACCGGGTCGTCCACAACCTCTCACGCAGTGTGTAGTTGCCGTGACGACCTTCAGTGTGTCCGGCCTGCTGGCGTCGCTGCTGACGGCCCACAatcctcctctccagctgggCGTCAGCGgcgtcctcgtcctctgctgCAACCTCTTCGTCCTCGGCTGGCTCTTCGGGCCGAAG TTCCTGTATGGAGACGATGAGctgggagacaaagaagaagaggaggtgagggggaggagcctgagCGGCCTCAACCTGCAGCTCTGGAGTCACAACGCACAG CTGGATTCAGACATAGAAACCCTCCGCTTGCAGCTCTGTGAGGCGACGCAGCCGAAGCTTCAGCGCGGCACCAGAGGACGAGActcag CAGGTGGACTCAGATCTGTGACATGGTCCCATGCGGCTCAGGTCTTCTCTGAGGAACGGAGCCCGGCTTGGGACCCTTTGAGTCCTGACGGCATCAACTCTCCTGAACA TGTGAGGCGCCGCCTGTCTGTCCAGCTGCCGATCCTCCATCACTCCTACCTGCCGGCCGGCGGCGTGAGGGCCAGCAGCTCCAGGATGTTCTGGGACGACAGCTACTTCCTGTTCCCCGACCAATCAGACGGTGGCTGTGACCATGTCACTGAGGAGTAG
- the LOC120810452 gene encoding gamma-aminobutyric acid type B receptor subunit 2 isoform X4 — MMEALRLLLVCWLLFGLEPVPAQVRQPLPVLWMMPAGSVSGGGNLQAGVATAVRLALEDLKKQAAPLGDYEIQFHELDSQCDSAESIKALFDAMWVEPNYLLLFGGVCPSVTALIARSLPALNLLQVSFSDSSPSLSNRKWYGNLFSTVPSDRVLNQATVKLLQRFKWTRVGVISQEQPRLSEVKKDLSRQLLKADIQVVSSESFSDNVCSSLKRLKERDVRVIIGHFEEESVSEVLCCAYRLNMFGARYQWLVVDGGTSGWRFEKQVPGCTANSLLMAADGSIKMQMRRLGNTKTPGISGRTPQDYQDSYVRRLTQEGSKVSPLHSFAYDAVWVTAKALTQVMEAVKHREKYSSRRNVSLSGEEVQKTLLEAVKQTQFEGVTGSVFFRNGERMAAIDLIQFQGSSGVSVGDFSTSTQQLRLVNHLLKFPGPGPTRDRTLVVVQRQHVSFLLYGIISSAAAGTIFITLALLFFTAICRKHRPLTLSDGSEDELLLLGVLMSSSSILVSGLDGATWSLWTSELLCSVRLWTVSLGHTVGFSVLFIRTWRLHSLCSVRHKPAGRVLLLLLLLDVSLLSTWQTVDPLRRVELQLRPQSVPAQDELVQMFSESCSSSNMQLWIAAVCGSKAPTMALGCLLAWSVRSPGRPQPLTQCVVAVTTFSVSGLLASLLTAHNPPLQLGVSGVLVLCCNLFVLGWLFGPKFLYGDDELGDKEEEEVRGRSLSGLNLQLWSHNAQLCEATQPKLQRGTRGRDSGGLRSVTWSHAAQVFSEERSPAWDPLSPDGINSPEHVRRRLSVQLPILHHSYLPAGGVRASSSRMFWDDSYFLFPDQSDGGCDHVTEE, encoded by the exons ATGATGGAGGCgctcaggctgctgctggtctGCTGGCTCCTGTTTGGTCTGGAACCGGTACCGGCTCAGGTACGCCAACCTCTGCCCGTGTTGTGGATGATGCCCGCGGGCTCCGTGTCGGGGGGGGGCAACCTGCAGGCCGGCGTGGCTACTGCGGTCCGACTGGCTTTAGAGGATCTGAAGAAACAAGCGGCTCCTCTGGGGGACTACGAGATCCAGTTCCATGAGCTGGACTCACAG TGTGACTCTGCTGAATCCATCAAAGCCCTGTTTGATGCCATGTGGGTGGAGCCTAACtacctgctgctgtttggggGGGTGTGTCCATCTGTGACGGCGCTCATCGCCCGCTCTCTGCCGGCCCTCAATCTGCTGCAG GTGTCCTTCTCAGACTCGTCCCCCAGCCTGTCCAACAGGAAGTGGTATGGCAACCTGTTCAGCACGGTGCCTTCGGACCGGGTCTTGAACCAGGCCACggtgaagctgctgcagcgctTTAAGTGGACCCGGGTCGGAGTAATCTCTCAGGAGCAACCCCGACTCTCAGAG GTGAAGAAAGATCTGAGCCGACAGCTGCTGAAGGCAGATATTCAGGTGGTTTCTTCAGAAAGTTTCTCTGACAACGTCTGCAGCAGCTTGAAGAGGCTGAAG GAACGAGACGTTCGGGTCATCATCGGTCACTTTGAGGAGGAGTCTGTCTCCGAGGTTCTCTGCTGC GCTTACAGGCTGAACATGTTTGGAGCCCGGTACCAGTGGCTGGTGGTTGATGGTGGAACATCTGGATGGAGGTTTGAAAAGCAGGTTCCCGGATGTACGGCCAACAGTCTGCTGATGGCAGCAGACGGATCCATCAAGATGCAGATGAGGCGGCTTGGTAACACCAAGACCCCGGGAATCTCTGGACGG ACCCCTCAGGACTACCAGGACTCGTATGTTAGAAGGCTGACCCAGGAGGGGTCGAAGGTCAGCCCCCTCCACTCCTTCGCCTATGACGCTGTGTGGGTGACTGCCAAAGCTCTGACTCAAGTGATGGAGGCGGTGAAGCACAGAGAGAAGTATAGCAGCCGGAGAAACGTGAGCCTCAGTGGGGAAGAAGTCCAGAAGACACTGCTGGAGGCTGTGAAGCAGACGCAGTTTGAAGGAGTCACG GGTTCAGTGTTCTTTCGTAACGGAGAGAGAATGGCGGCAATCGATCTGATCCAGTTTCAAG GCAGCAGTGGGGTGTCAGTGGGGGACTTCAGTACTTCCACACAACAGCTGCGTCTGGTAAACCACCTGCTGAAGTTCCCAG gtccaGGACCGACCAGGGACCGGACCCTGGTCGTGGTGCAGCGGCAGCATGTCAGCTTCCTGCTGTACGGCATTATATCATCAGCTGCAGCCGGGACCATCTTCATCACGCtggccctcctcttcttcaccgcCATCTGCCGTAAACACCG GCCGCTCACGCTCAGCGATGGATCGGaggacgagctgctgctgctcggcgtcctgatgtcctcctcctccatcttggtCTCCGGTCTGGACGGAGCCACGTGGTCCCTCTGGACCTCTGAGCTCCTCTGCTCT GTGCGCCTGTGGACCGTCTCTCTGGGCCACACAGTGGGCTTCAGCGTTCTGTTCATCCGAACCTGGAGGCTTCACTCGCTCTGCAGCGTGAGGCACAAGCCGGCCGGCCgcgttctgctgctgctgctgctgctcgatgTGTCGCTTTTAAGCACCTGGCAGACCGTAGACCCTCTCAGGCGGGTGGAGCTTCAGTTGAGACCACAG AGTGTCCCGGCTCAGGACGAGCTTGTCCAAATGTTTTCtgaaagctgcagcagctccaacatGCAGCTGTGGATCGCTGCTGTGTGCGGATCCAAAGCTCCTACAATG GCTCTGGGCTGCCTGTTGGCATGGAGCGTGAGGTCACCGGGTCGTCCACAACCTCTCACGCAGTGTGTAGTTGCCGTGACGACCTTCAGTGTGTCCGGCCTGCTGGCGTCGCTGCTGACGGCCCACAatcctcctctccagctgggCGTCAGCGgcgtcctcgtcctctgctgCAACCTCTTCGTCCTCGGCTGGCTCTTCGGGCCGAAG TTCCTGTATGGAGACGATGAGctgggagacaaagaagaagaggaggtgagggggaggagcctgagCGGCCTCAACCTGCAGCTCTGGAGTCACAACGCACAG CTCTGTGAGGCGACGCAGCCGAAGCTTCAGCGCGGCACCAGAGGACGAGActcag GTGGACTCAGATCTGTGACATGGTCCCATGCGGCTCAGGTCTTCTCTGAGGAACGGAGCCCGGCTTGGGACCCTTTGAGTCCTGACGGCATCAACTCTCCTGAACA TGTGAGGCGCCGCCTGTCTGTCCAGCTGCCGATCCTCCATCACTCCTACCTGCCGGCCGGCGGCGTGAGGGCCAGCAGCTCCAGGATGTTCTGGGACGACAGCTACTTCCTGTTCCCCGACCAATCAGACGGTGGCTGTGACCATGTCACTGAGGAGTAG
- the LOC120810452 gene encoding gamma-aminobutyric acid type B receptor subunit 2 isoform X3 has protein sequence MMEALRLLLVCWLLFGLEPVPAQVRQPLPVLWMMPAGSVSGGGNLQAGVATAVRLALEDLKKQAAPLGDYEIQFHELDSQCDSAESIKALFDAMWVEPNYLLLFGGVCPSVTALIARSLPALNLLQVSFSDSSPSLSNRKWYGNLFSTVPSDRVLNQATVKLLQRFKWTRVGVISQEQPRLSEVKKDLSRQLLKADIQVVSSESFSDNVCSSLKRLKERDVRVIIGHFEEESVSEVLCCAYRLNMFGARYQWLVVDGGTSGWRFEKQVPGCTANSLLMAADGSIKMQMRRLGNTKTPGISGRTPQDYQDSYVRRLTQEGSKVSPLHSFAYDAVWVTAKALTQVMEAVKHREKYSSRRNVSLSGEEVQKTLLEAVKQTQFEGVTGSVFFRNGERMAAIDLIQFQGSSGVSVGDFSTSTQQLRLVNHLLKFPGPGPTRDRTLVVVQRQHVSFLLYGIISSAAAGTIFITLALLFFTAICRKHRPLTLSDGSEDELLLLGVLMSSSSILVSGLDGATWSLWTSELLCSVRLWTVSLGHTVGFSVLFIRTWRLHSLCSVRHKPAGRVLLLLLLLDVSLLSTWQTVDPLRRVELQLRPQSVPAQDELVQMFSESCSSSNMQLWIAAVCGSKAPTMALGCLLAWSVRSPGRPQPLTQCVVAVTTFSVSGLLASLLTAHNPPLQLGVSGVLVLCCNLFVLGWLFGPKFLYGDDELGDKEEEEVRGRSLSGLNLQLWSHNAQLCEATQPKLQRGTRGRDSAGGLRSVTWSHAAQVFSEERSPAWDPLSPDGINSPEHVRRRLSVQLPILHHSYLPAGGVRASSSRMFWDDSYFLFPDQSDGGCDHVTEE, from the exons ATGATGGAGGCgctcaggctgctgctggtctGCTGGCTCCTGTTTGGTCTGGAACCGGTACCGGCTCAGGTACGCCAACCTCTGCCCGTGTTGTGGATGATGCCCGCGGGCTCCGTGTCGGGGGGGGGCAACCTGCAGGCCGGCGTGGCTACTGCGGTCCGACTGGCTTTAGAGGATCTGAAGAAACAAGCGGCTCCTCTGGGGGACTACGAGATCCAGTTCCATGAGCTGGACTCACAG TGTGACTCTGCTGAATCCATCAAAGCCCTGTTTGATGCCATGTGGGTGGAGCCTAACtacctgctgctgtttggggGGGTGTGTCCATCTGTGACGGCGCTCATCGCCCGCTCTCTGCCGGCCCTCAATCTGCTGCAG GTGTCCTTCTCAGACTCGTCCCCCAGCCTGTCCAACAGGAAGTGGTATGGCAACCTGTTCAGCACGGTGCCTTCGGACCGGGTCTTGAACCAGGCCACggtgaagctgctgcagcgctTTAAGTGGACCCGGGTCGGAGTAATCTCTCAGGAGCAACCCCGACTCTCAGAG GTGAAGAAAGATCTGAGCCGACAGCTGCTGAAGGCAGATATTCAGGTGGTTTCTTCAGAAAGTTTCTCTGACAACGTCTGCAGCAGCTTGAAGAGGCTGAAG GAACGAGACGTTCGGGTCATCATCGGTCACTTTGAGGAGGAGTCTGTCTCCGAGGTTCTCTGCTGC GCTTACAGGCTGAACATGTTTGGAGCCCGGTACCAGTGGCTGGTGGTTGATGGTGGAACATCTGGATGGAGGTTTGAAAAGCAGGTTCCCGGATGTACGGCCAACAGTCTGCTGATGGCAGCAGACGGATCCATCAAGATGCAGATGAGGCGGCTTGGTAACACCAAGACCCCGGGAATCTCTGGACGG ACCCCTCAGGACTACCAGGACTCGTATGTTAGAAGGCTGACCCAGGAGGGGTCGAAGGTCAGCCCCCTCCACTCCTTCGCCTATGACGCTGTGTGGGTGACTGCCAAAGCTCTGACTCAAGTGATGGAGGCGGTGAAGCACAGAGAGAAGTATAGCAGCCGGAGAAACGTGAGCCTCAGTGGGGAAGAAGTCCAGAAGACACTGCTGGAGGCTGTGAAGCAGACGCAGTTTGAAGGAGTCACG GGTTCAGTGTTCTTTCGTAACGGAGAGAGAATGGCGGCAATCGATCTGATCCAGTTTCAAG GCAGCAGTGGGGTGTCAGTGGGGGACTTCAGTACTTCCACACAACAGCTGCGTCTGGTAAACCACCTGCTGAAGTTCCCAG gtccaGGACCGACCAGGGACCGGACCCTGGTCGTGGTGCAGCGGCAGCATGTCAGCTTCCTGCTGTACGGCATTATATCATCAGCTGCAGCCGGGACCATCTTCATCACGCtggccctcctcttcttcaccgcCATCTGCCGTAAACACCG GCCGCTCACGCTCAGCGATGGATCGGaggacgagctgctgctgctcggcgtcctgatgtcctcctcctccatcttggtCTCCGGTCTGGACGGAGCCACGTGGTCCCTCTGGACCTCTGAGCTCCTCTGCTCT GTGCGCCTGTGGACCGTCTCTCTGGGCCACACAGTGGGCTTCAGCGTTCTGTTCATCCGAACCTGGAGGCTTCACTCGCTCTGCAGCGTGAGGCACAAGCCGGCCGGCCgcgttctgctgctgctgctgctgctcgatgTGTCGCTTTTAAGCACCTGGCAGACCGTAGACCCTCTCAGGCGGGTGGAGCTTCAGTTGAGACCACAG AGTGTCCCGGCTCAGGACGAGCTTGTCCAAATGTTTTCtgaaagctgcagcagctccaacatGCAGCTGTGGATCGCTGCTGTGTGCGGATCCAAAGCTCCTACAATG GCTCTGGGCTGCCTGTTGGCATGGAGCGTGAGGTCACCGGGTCGTCCACAACCTCTCACGCAGTGTGTAGTTGCCGTGACGACCTTCAGTGTGTCCGGCCTGCTGGCGTCGCTGCTGACGGCCCACAatcctcctctccagctgggCGTCAGCGgcgtcctcgtcctctgctgCAACCTCTTCGTCCTCGGCTGGCTCTTCGGGCCGAAG TTCCTGTATGGAGACGATGAGctgggagacaaagaagaagaggaggtgagggggaggagcctgagCGGCCTCAACCTGCAGCTCTGGAGTCACAACGCACAG CTCTGTGAGGCGACGCAGCCGAAGCTTCAGCGCGGCACCAGAGGACGAGActcag CAGGTGGACTCAGATCTGTGACATGGTCCCATGCGGCTCAGGTCTTCTCTGAGGAACGGAGCCCGGCTTGGGACCCTTTGAGTCCTGACGGCATCAACTCTCCTGAACA TGTGAGGCGCCGCCTGTCTGTCCAGCTGCCGATCCTCCATCACTCCTACCTGCCGGCCGGCGGCGTGAGGGCCAGCAGCTCCAGGATGTTCTGGGACGACAGCTACTTCCTGTTCCCCGACCAATCAGACGGTGGCTGTGACCATGTCACTGAGGAGTAG
- the LOC120810452 gene encoding gamma-aminobutyric acid type B receptor subunit 2 isoform X2, translated as MMEALRLLLVCWLLFGLEPVPAQVRQPLPVLWMMPAGSVSGGGNLQAGVATAVRLALEDLKKQAAPLGDYEIQFHELDSQCDSAESIKALFDAMWVEPNYLLLFGGVCPSVTALIARSLPALNLLQVSFSDSSPSLSNRKWYGNLFSTVPSDRVLNQATVKLLQRFKWTRVGVISQEQPRLSEVKKDLSRQLLKADIQVVSSESFSDNVCSSLKRLKERDVRVIIGHFEEESVSEVLCCAYRLNMFGARYQWLVVDGGTSGWRFEKQVPGCTANSLLMAADGSIKMQMRRLGNTKTPGISGRTPQDYQDSYVRRLTQEGSKVSPLHSFAYDAVWVTAKALTQVMEAVKHREKYSSRRNVSLSGEEVQKTLLEAVKQTQFEGVTGSVFFRNGERMAAIDLIQFQGSSGVSVGDFSTSTQQLRLVNHLLKFPGPGPTRDRTLVVVQRQHVSFLLYGIISSAAAGTIFITLALLFFTAICRKHRPLTLSDGSEDELLLLGVLMSSSSILVSGLDGATWSLWTSELLCSVRLWTVSLGHTVGFSVLFIRTWRLHSLCSVRHKPAGRVLLLLLLLDVSLLSTWQTVDPLRRVELQLRPQSVPAQDELVQMFSESCSSSNMQLWIAAVCGSKAPTMALGCLLAWSVRSPGRPQPLTQCVVAVTTFSVSGLLASLLTAHNPPLQLGVSGVLVLCCNLFVLGWLFGPKFLYGDDELGDKEEEEVRGRSLSGLNLQLWSHNAQLDSDIETLRLQLCEATQPKLQRGTRGRDSGGLRSVTWSHAAQVFSEERSPAWDPLSPDGINSPEHVRRRLSVQLPILHHSYLPAGGVRASSSRMFWDDSYFLFPDQSDGGCDHVTEE; from the exons ATGATGGAGGCgctcaggctgctgctggtctGCTGGCTCCTGTTTGGTCTGGAACCGGTACCGGCTCAGGTACGCCAACCTCTGCCCGTGTTGTGGATGATGCCCGCGGGCTCCGTGTCGGGGGGGGGCAACCTGCAGGCCGGCGTGGCTACTGCGGTCCGACTGGCTTTAGAGGATCTGAAGAAACAAGCGGCTCCTCTGGGGGACTACGAGATCCAGTTCCATGAGCTGGACTCACAG TGTGACTCTGCTGAATCCATCAAAGCCCTGTTTGATGCCATGTGGGTGGAGCCTAACtacctgctgctgtttggggGGGTGTGTCCATCTGTGACGGCGCTCATCGCCCGCTCTCTGCCGGCCCTCAATCTGCTGCAG GTGTCCTTCTCAGACTCGTCCCCCAGCCTGTCCAACAGGAAGTGGTATGGCAACCTGTTCAGCACGGTGCCTTCGGACCGGGTCTTGAACCAGGCCACggtgaagctgctgcagcgctTTAAGTGGACCCGGGTCGGAGTAATCTCTCAGGAGCAACCCCGACTCTCAGAG GTGAAGAAAGATCTGAGCCGACAGCTGCTGAAGGCAGATATTCAGGTGGTTTCTTCAGAAAGTTTCTCTGACAACGTCTGCAGCAGCTTGAAGAGGCTGAAG GAACGAGACGTTCGGGTCATCATCGGTCACTTTGAGGAGGAGTCTGTCTCCGAGGTTCTCTGCTGC GCTTACAGGCTGAACATGTTTGGAGCCCGGTACCAGTGGCTGGTGGTTGATGGTGGAACATCTGGATGGAGGTTTGAAAAGCAGGTTCCCGGATGTACGGCCAACAGTCTGCTGATGGCAGCAGACGGATCCATCAAGATGCAGATGAGGCGGCTTGGTAACACCAAGACCCCGGGAATCTCTGGACGG ACCCCTCAGGACTACCAGGACTCGTATGTTAGAAGGCTGACCCAGGAGGGGTCGAAGGTCAGCCCCCTCCACTCCTTCGCCTATGACGCTGTGTGGGTGACTGCCAAAGCTCTGACTCAAGTGATGGAGGCGGTGAAGCACAGAGAGAAGTATAGCAGCCGGAGAAACGTGAGCCTCAGTGGGGAAGAAGTCCAGAAGACACTGCTGGAGGCTGTGAAGCAGACGCAGTTTGAAGGAGTCACG GGTTCAGTGTTCTTTCGTAACGGAGAGAGAATGGCGGCAATCGATCTGATCCAGTTTCAAG GCAGCAGTGGGGTGTCAGTGGGGGACTTCAGTACTTCCACACAACAGCTGCGTCTGGTAAACCACCTGCTGAAGTTCCCAG gtccaGGACCGACCAGGGACCGGACCCTGGTCGTGGTGCAGCGGCAGCATGTCAGCTTCCTGCTGTACGGCATTATATCATCAGCTGCAGCCGGGACCATCTTCATCACGCtggccctcctcttcttcaccgcCATCTGCCGTAAACACCG GCCGCTCACGCTCAGCGATGGATCGGaggacgagctgctgctgctcggcgtcctgatgtcctcctcctccatcttggtCTCCGGTCTGGACGGAGCCACGTGGTCCCTCTGGACCTCTGAGCTCCTCTGCTCT GTGCGCCTGTGGACCGTCTCTCTGGGCCACACAGTGGGCTTCAGCGTTCTGTTCATCCGAACCTGGAGGCTTCACTCGCTCTGCAGCGTGAGGCACAAGCCGGCCGGCCgcgttctgctgctgctgctgctgctcgatgTGTCGCTTTTAAGCACCTGGCAGACCGTAGACCCTCTCAGGCGGGTGGAGCTTCAGTTGAGACCACAG AGTGTCCCGGCTCAGGACGAGCTTGTCCAAATGTTTTCtgaaagctgcagcagctccaacatGCAGCTGTGGATCGCTGCTGTGTGCGGATCCAAAGCTCCTACAATG GCTCTGGGCTGCCTGTTGGCATGGAGCGTGAGGTCACCGGGTCGTCCACAACCTCTCACGCAGTGTGTAGTTGCCGTGACGACCTTCAGTGTGTCCGGCCTGCTGGCGTCGCTGCTGACGGCCCACAatcctcctctccagctgggCGTCAGCGgcgtcctcgtcctctgctgCAACCTCTTCGTCCTCGGCTGGCTCTTCGGGCCGAAG TTCCTGTATGGAGACGATGAGctgggagacaaagaagaagaggaggtgagggggaggagcctgagCGGCCTCAACCTGCAGCTCTGGAGTCACAACGCACAG CTGGATTCAGACATAGAAACCCTCCGCTTGCAGCTCTGTGAGGCGACGCAGCCGAAGCTTCAGCGCGGCACCAGAGGACGAGActcag GTGGACTCAGATCTGTGACATGGTCCCATGCGGCTCAGGTCTTCTCTGAGGAACGGAGCCCGGCTTGGGACCCTTTGAGTCCTGACGGCATCAACTCTCCTGAACA TGTGAGGCGCCGCCTGTCTGTCCAGCTGCCGATCCTCCATCACTCCTACCTGCCGGCCGGCGGCGTGAGGGCCAGCAGCTCCAGGATGTTCTGGGACGACAGCTACTTCCTGTTCCCCGACCAATCAGACGGTGGCTGTGACCATGTCACTGAGGAGTAG